The following are from one region of the Aquirufa lenticrescens genome:
- the proS gene encoding proline--tRNA ligase, whose amino-acid sequence MSKSLPSRADNYSEWYNELVKRADLAENSAVRGCMIIKPYGYSIWEKMQRALDDMFKETGHTNAYFPLFIPKSFLSKEASHVEGFAKECAVVTHYRLKNDPNGGGVIVDPDAKLEEELIVRPTSETVIWSTYKNWIQSYRDLPLLINQWANVVRWEMRTRLFLRTAEFLWQEGHTAHATKQEAIEETEQMLEVYAEFAETFMAMPVLKGIKTANERFAGADETYCIEAMMQDGKALQAGTSHFLGQNFAKAFDVKFVNKENQLDYVWGTSWGVSTRLMGALIMAHSDDQGLVLPPKLAPIQVVIVPIYKGEEQLENIKARINPLVKALKSRGVSVKFDFADNQSPGFKFAEYELKGVPVRLAIGNRDMENGTIELARRDTREKTSMPFEGIEEVIVDTLEDIQKSIYQKALDFRTANTFEVNSWDEFTAKIEDGGFLSAHWDGSSETEEKIKELTKATIRCIPLDAKEEAGKCILSGAPSSRRVIFARAY is encoded by the coding sequence ATGAGTAAATCCCTACCAAGCCGCGCAGACAATTATTCTGAGTGGTACAACGAATTAGTGAAGAGAGCAGATTTAGCCGAAAATTCTGCGGTGAGAGGCTGCATGATCATTAAACCTTATGGCTATTCCATTTGGGAAAAAATGCAGCGCGCATTAGATGATATGTTTAAGGAAACAGGCCACACGAACGCCTATTTTCCCCTTTTCATCCCTAAATCGTTCCTTTCGAAGGAGGCTTCACACGTAGAGGGTTTTGCTAAAGAATGTGCCGTCGTAACGCACTACCGTCTAAAAAATGATCCGAATGGCGGCGGAGTGATCGTCGATCCAGACGCAAAACTAGAAGAAGAATTAATTGTGAGACCTACGTCGGAAACGGTGATTTGGTCCACTTATAAAAACTGGATTCAATCCTACCGTGATTTGCCTCTTTTGATTAATCAATGGGCGAACGTGGTGCGCTGGGAAATGCGTACGCGATTGTTCTTACGTACGGCAGAGTTCTTGTGGCAAGAAGGCCACACGGCACATGCAACGAAACAAGAGGCAATCGAAGAGACCGAGCAGATGTTAGAAGTGTATGCAGAATTCGCAGAGACTTTCATGGCGATGCCGGTATTGAAAGGGATTAAAACAGCGAATGAGCGTTTTGCGGGAGCGGATGAAACCTATTGTATCGAAGCGATGATGCAGGATGGAAAGGCGTTGCAGGCGGGAACGTCGCACTTTTTAGGCCAAAACTTTGCCAAAGCTTTCGACGTAAAATTTGTCAACAAGGAAAATCAATTGGATTATGTGTGGGGAACCTCTTGGGGTGTTTCCACCCGATTAATGGGTGCCTTGATTATGGCGCACTCAGATGACCAAGGTTTAGTATTGCCTCCTAAATTAGCACCTATTCAAGTAGTGATCGTACCGATCTACAAAGGGGAAGAGCAATTAGAAAATATCAAAGCGCGCATCAATCCTTTAGTGAAGGCGCTAAAATCCCGCGGTGTATCCGTAAAGTTTGACTTCGCAGACAATCAAAGCCCAGGCTTTAAATTCGCTGAATATGAGTTAAAAGGAGTTCCGGTACGTTTAGCAATCGGTAACCGCGATATGGAAAACGGGACGATTGAATTAGCTCGTCGTGATACAAGAGAGAAAACGAGTATGCCATTCGAGGGAATCGAAGAAGTGATCGTGGACACTTTGGAAGACATCCAAAAAAGCATTTATCAAAAAGCACTTGATTTCAGAACAGCGAATACGTTCGAGGTGAATAGCTGGGACGAGTTCACCGCTAAAATTGAAGACGGCGGATTCCTTTCTGCGCATTGGGATGGTTCGTCTGAGACGGAAGAGAAAATCAAAGAATTAACGAAAGCGACTATCAGATGTATTCCATTGGATGCAAAAGAAGAAGCTGGAAAATGCATCCTATCGGGAGCACCTTCCAGCCGCAGAGTGATCTTTGCTCGCGCCTACTAG